In Oncorhynchus keta strain PuntledgeMale-10-30-2019 unplaced genomic scaffold, Oket_V2 Un_contig_2666_pilon_pilon, whole genome shotgun sequence, a single genomic region encodes these proteins:
- the LOC127922672 gene encoding uncharacterized protein LOC127922672 isoform X5: MHSLERCVATWRHQSDLSPKPHSLERCVATWRHQSDLSPKPHSLERCVATWRHQSDLSPKPHSLERCVATWRHQSDLSPKPHSLERCVATWRHQSDLSPKPHSLERCVATWRHQSDLSLKPHSLERCVATWRRQSDLSPKPHSLERCVATWRHQSDLSLKPHSLERCVATWRHQSDLSLKPHSLERCVATWRHQSDLSLKPHSLERCVATWRRQSDLSLKPHSLERCVATWRHQSDLSLKPHSLERCVATWRHQSDLSLKPHSLERCVATWRHQSDLSPKPHSLERCVAMWRHQSDLSPKPHSLERCVATWRHQSDLSLKPHSLERCVATWRHQSDLSLKPHSLERCVATWRHQSDLSLKPHSLERCVATWRRQSDLSPKPHSLERCVATWRHQSDLSLKPHSLERCVATWRRQSDLSPKPHSLERCVATWRHQSDLSLKPHSLERCVATWRHQSDLSLKPHSLERCVATWRRQSDLSLKPHSLERCVATWRRQSDLSLKPHSLERCVATWRHQSDLSPKPHSLERCVATWRHQSDLSLKPHSLERCVATWRRQSDLSLKPHSLERCVATWRRQSDLSPKPHSLERCVATWRRQSDLSLKPHSLERCVATWRHQSDLSLKPHSLERCVATWRHQSDLSLKPHSLERCVATWRRQSDLSLKPHSLERCVATWRHQSDLSPKPHSLERCVATWRHQSDLSLKPHSLERCVATWRHQSDLSLKPHSLERCVATWRHQSDLSLKPHSLERCVATWRHQSDLSLKPHSLERCVATWRHQSDLSLKPHSLERCVATWRHQSDLSPKPHSLERCVATWRHQSDLSPKPHSLERCVATWRRQSDLSPKPHSLERCVATWRRQSDLSLKPHSLERCVATWRHQSDLSPKPHSLERCVATWRHQSDLSPKPHSLERCVATWRHQSDLSPKPHSLERCVATWRHQSDLSLKPHSLERCVATWRHQSDLSLKPHSLERCVATWRHQSDLSLKPHSLERCVATWRRQSDLSLKSHSLERCVATWRHQSDLSLKPHSLERCVATWRHQSDLSLKPHSLERCVATWRRQSDLSLKSHSLERCVATWRHQSDLSLKPHSLERCVATWRHQSDLSPKPHSLERCVATWRHQSDLSLKPHSLERCVATWRHQSDLSLKPHSLERCVATWRHQSDLSLKSHSLERCVATWRRQSDLSLKSHSLERCVATWRHQSDLSLKPHSLERCVATWRRQSDLSLKPHSLERCVATWRHQSDLSLKPHSLERCVATWRHQSDLSLKPHSLERCVATWRHQSDLSLKPHSLERCVATWRHQSDLSLKPHSLERCVATWRHQSDLSLKPHSLERCVATWRHQSDLSLKPHSLERCVATWRHQSDLSPKPHSLERCVATWRHQSDLSPKPHSLERCVATWRRQSDLSPKPHSLERCVATWRHQSDLSLKPHSLERCVATWRHQSDLSLKPHSLERCVATWRHQSDLSLKPHSLERCVATWRRQSDLSPKPHSLERCVATWRHQSDLSLKPHSLERCVATWRRQSDLSPKPHSLERCVATWRHQSDLSLKPHSLERCVATWRHQSDLSFNPHSLERCVATWRHQSDLSLKPHSLERCVATWRHQSDLSFNPLNPHFPAIILTCY, encoded by the exons atgcacagtctggagaggtgtgtggccacttggagacaccagtcagacctctcacccaaaccccacagtctggagaggtgtgtggccacttggagacaccagtcagacctctcacccaaaccccacagtctggagaggtgtgtggccacttggagacaccagtcagacctctcacccaaaccccacagtctggagaggtgtgtggccacttggagacaccagtcagacctctcacccaaaccccacagtctggagaggtgtgtggccacttggagacaccagtcagacctctcacccaaaccccacagtctggagaggtgtgtggccacttggagacaccagtcagacctctcactcaaaccccacagtctggagaggtgtgtggccacttggagacgccagtcagacctctcacccaaaccccacagtctggagaggtgtgtggccacttggagacaccagtcagacctctcactcaaaccccacagtctggagag gtgtgtggccacgtggagacaccagtcagacctctcactcaaaccccacagtctggagaggtgtgtggccacttggagacaccagtcagacctctcactcaaaccccacagtctggagaggtgtgtggccacttggagacgccagtcagacctctcactcaaaccccacagtctggagaggtgtgtggccacttggagacaccagtcagacctctcactcaaaccccacagtctggagaggtgtgtggccacttggagacaccagtcagacctctcactcaaaccccacagtctggagaggtgtgtggccacttggagacaccagtcagacctctcacccaaaccccacagtctggagaggtgtgtggccatgtggagacaccagtcagacctctcacccaaaccccacagtctggagaggtgtgtggccacttggagacaccagtcagacctctcactcaaaccccacagtctggagaggtgtgtggccacttggagacaccagtcagacctctcactcaaaccccacagtctggagaggtgtgtggccacttggagacaccagtcagacctctcactcaaaccccacagtctggagaggtgtgtggccacttggagacgccagtcagacctctcacccaaaccccacagtctggagaggtgtgtggccacttggagacaccagtcagacctctcactcaaaccccacagtctggagaggtgtgtggccacttggagacgccagtcagacctctcacccaaaccccacagtctggagaggtgtgtggccacttggagacaccagtcagacctctcactcaaaccccacagtctggagag gtgtgtggccacgtggagacaccagtcagacctctcactcaaaccccacagtctggagaggtgtgtggccacttggagacgccagtcagacctctcactcaaaccccacagtctggagag gtgtgtggccacttggagacgccagtcagacctctcactcaaaccccacagtctggagaggtgtgtggccacttggagacaccagtcagacctctcacccaaaccccacagtctggagaggtgtgtggccacttggagacaccagtcagacctctcactcaaaccccacagtctggagaggtgtgtggccacttggagacgccagtcagacctctcactcaaaccccacagtctggagaggtgtgtggccacttggagacgccagtcagacctctcacccaaaccccacagtctggagaggtgtgtggccacttggagacgccagtcagacctctcactcaaaccccacagtctggagaggtgtgtggccacttggagacaccagtcagacctctcactcaaaccccacagtctggagaggtgtgtggccacttggagacaccagtcagacctctcactcaaaccccacagtctggagaggtgtgtggccacttggagacgccagtcagacctctcactcaaaccccacagtctggagaggtgtgtggccacttggagacaccagtcagacctctcacccaaaccccacagtctggagaggtgtgtggccacttggagacaccagtcagacctctcactcaaaccccacagtctggagaggtgtgtggccacttggagacaccagtcagacctctcactcaaaccccacagtctggagaggtgtgtggccacttggagacaccagtcagacctctcactcaaaccccacagtctggagaggtgtgtggccacttggagacaccagtcagacctctcactcaaaccccacagtctggagaggtgtgtggccacttggagacaccagtcagacctctcactcaaaccccacagtctggagaggtgtgtggccacttggagacaccagtcagacctctcacccaaaccccacagtctggagaggtgtgtggccacttggagacaccagtcagacctctcacccaaaccccacagtctggagag gtgtgtggccacttggagacgccagtcagacctctcacccaaaccccacagtctggagaggtgtgtggccacttggagacgccagtcagacctctcactcaaaccccacagtctggagaggtgtgtggccacttggagacaccagtcagacctctcacccaaaccccacagtctggagaggtgtgtggccacttggagacaccagtcagacctctcacccaaaccccacagtctggagaggtgtgtggccacttggagacaccagtcagacctctcacccaaaccccacagtctggagaggtgtgtggccacttggagacaccagtcagacctctcactcaaaccccacagtctggagaggtgtgtggccacttggagacaccagtcagacctctcactcaaaccccacagtctggagaggtgtgtggccacttggagacaccagtcagacctctcactcaaaccccacagtctggagaggtgtgtggccacttggagacgccagtcagacctctcactcaaatcccacagtctggagaggtgtgtggccacttggagacaccagtcagacctctcactcaaaccccacagtctggagaggtgtgtggccacttggagacaccagtcagacctctcactcaaaccccacagtctggagaggtgtgtggccacttggagacgccagtcagacctctcactcaaatcccacagtctggagag gtgtgtggccacttggagacaccagtcagacctctcactcaaaccccacagtctggagaggtgtgtggccacttggagacaccagtcagacctctcacccaaaccccacagtctggagaggtgtgtggccacttggagacaccagtcagacctctcactcaaaccccacagtctggagaggtgtgtggccacgtggagacaccagtcagacctctcactcaaaccccacagtctggagaggtgtgtggccacttggagacaccagtcagacctctcactcaaatcccacagtctggagaggtgtgtggccacttggagacgccagtcagacctctcactcaaatcccacagtctggagaggtgtgtggccacttggagacaccagtcagacctctcactcaaaccccacagtctggagag gtgtgtggccacttggagacgccagtcagacctctcactcaaaccccacagtctggagaggtgtgtggccacttggagacaccagtcagacctctcactcaaaccccacagtctggagaggtgtgtggccacttggagacaccagtcagacctctcactcaaaccccacagtctggagaggtgtgtggccacgtggagacaccagtcagacctctcactcaaaccccacagtctggagaggtgtgtggccacgtggagacaccagtcagacctctcactcaaaccccacagtctggagaggtgtgtggccacgtggagacaccagtcagacctctcactcaaaccccacagtctggagaggtgtgtggccacttggagacaccagtcagacctctcactcaaaccccacagtctggagaggtgtgtggccacttggagacaccagtcagacctctcacccaaaccccacagtctggagaggtgtgtggccacttggagacaccagtcagacctctcacccaaaccccacagtctggagag gtgtgtggccacttggagacgccagtcagacctctcacccaaaccccacagtctggagaggtgtgtggccacttggagacaccagtcagacctctcactcaaaccccacagtctggagaggtgtgtggccacttggagacaccagtcagacctctcactcaaaccccacagtctggagaggtgtgtggccacttggagacaccagtcagacctctcactcaaaccccacagtctggagaggtgtgtggccacttggagacgccagtcagacctctcacccaaaccccacagtctggagaggtgtgtggccacttggagacaccagtcagacctctcactcaaaccccacagtctggagag gtgtgtggccacttggagacgccagtcagacctctcacccaaaccccacagtctggagaggtgtgtggccacttggagacaccagtcagacctctcactcaaaccccacagtctggagaggtgtgtggccacgtggagacaccagtcagacctctcattcaacccccacagtctggagaggtgtgtggccacttggagacaccagtcagacctctcactcaaaccccacagtctggagaggtgtgtggccacgtggagacaccagtcagacctctcattCAACCCTTTAAACCCACATTTTCCAGCAATAATCTTAACATGTTACTGA
- the LOC127922672 gene encoding uncharacterized protein LOC127922672 isoform X2 codes for MHSLERCVATWRHQSDLSPKPHSLERCVATWRHQSDLSPKPHSLERCVATWRHQSDLSPKPHSLERCVATWRHQSDLSPKPHSLERCVATWRHQSDLSPKPHSLERCVATWRHQSDLSLKPHSLERCVATWRRQSDLSPKPHSLERCVATWRHQSDLSLKPHSLERCVATWRHQSDLSLKPHSLERCVATWRHQSDLSLKPHSLERCVATWRRQSDLSLKPHSLERCVATWRHQSDLSLKPHSLERCVATWRHQSDLSLKPHSLERCVATWRHQSDLSPKPHSLERCVAMWRHQSDLSPKPHSLERCVATWRHQSDLSLKPHSLERCVATWRHQSDLSLKPHSLERCVATWRHQSDLSLKPHSLERCVATWRRQSDLSPKPHSLERCVATWRHQSDLSLKPHSLERCVATWRRQSDLSPKPHSLERCVATWRHQSDLSLKPHSLERCVATWRHQSDLSLKPHSLERCVATWRRQSDLSLKPHSLERCVATWRRQSDLSLKPHSLERCVATWRHQSDLSPKPHSLERCVATWRHQSDLSLKPHSLERCVATWRRQSDLSLKPHSLERCVATWRRQSDLSPKPHSLERCVATWRRQSDLSLKPHSLERCVATWRHQSDLSLKPHSLERCVATWRHQSDLSLKPHSLERCVATWRRQSDLSLKPHSLERCVATWRHQSDLSPKPHSLERCVATWRHQSDLSLKPHSLERCVATWRHQSDLSLKPHSLERCVATWRHQSDLSLKPHSLERCVATWRHQSDLSLKPHSLERCVATWRHQSDLSLKPHSLERCVATWRHQSDLSPKPHSLERCVATWRHQSDLSPKPHSLERCVATWRRQSDLSPKPHSLERCVATWRRQSDLSLKPHSLERCVATWRHQSDLSPKPHSLERCVATWRHQSDLSPKPHSLERCVATWRHQSDLSPKPHSLERCVATWRHQSDLSLKPHSLERCVATWRHQSDLSLKPHSLERCVATWRHQSDLSLKPHSLERCVATWRRQSDLSLKSHSLERCVATWRHQSDLSLKPHSLERCVATWRHQSDLSLKPHSLERCVATWRRQSDLSLKSHSLERCVATWRHQSDLSLKPHSLERCVATWRHQSDLSPKPHSLERCVATWRHQSDLSLKPHSLERCVATWRHQSDLSLKPHSLERCVATWRHQSDLSLKSHSLERCVATWRRQSDLSLKSHSLERCVATWRHQSDLSLKPHSLERCVATWRRQSDLSLKPHSLERCVATWRHQSDLSLKPHSLERCVATWRHQSDLSLKPHSLERCVATWRHQSDLSLKPHSLERCVATWRHQSDLSLKPHSLERCVATWRHQSDLSLKPHSLERCVATWRHQSDLSLKPHSLERCVATWRHQSDLSPKPHSLERCVATWRHQSDLSPKPHSLERCVATWRHQSDLSPKPHSLERCVATWRRQSDLSPKPHSLERCVATWRHQSDLSPKPHSLERCVATWRHQSDLSLKPHSLERCVATWRHQSDLSLKPHSLERCVATWRHQSDLSLKPHSLERCVATWRRQSDLSPKPHSLERCVATWRHQSDLSLKPHSLERCVATWRHQSDLSLKPHSLERCVATWRHQSDLSLKPHSLERCVATWRRQSDLSPKPHSLERCVATWRHQSDLSLKPHSLERCVATWRRQSDLSPKPHSLERCVATWRHQSDLSLKPHSLERCVATWRHQSDLSFNPHSLERCVATWRHQSDLSLKPHSLERCVATWRHQSDLSFNPLNPHFPAIILTCY; via the exons atgcacagtctggagaggtgtgtggccacttggagacaccagtcagacctctcacccaaaccccacagtctggagaggtgtgtggccacttggagacaccagtcagacctctcacccaaaccccacagtctggagaggtgtgtggccacttggagacaccagtcagacctctcacccaaaccccacagtctggagaggtgtgtggccacttggagacaccagtcagacctctcacccaaaccccacagtctggagaggtgtgtggccacttggagacaccagtcagacctctcacccaaaccccacagtctggagaggtgtgtggccacttggagacaccagtcagacctctcactcaaaccccacagtctggagaggtgtgtggccacttggagacgccagtcagacctctcacccaaaccccacagtctggagaggtgtgtggccacttggagacaccagtcagacctctcactcaaaccccacagtctggagag gtgtgtggccacgtggagacaccagtcagacctctcactcaaaccccacagtctggagaggtgtgtggccacttggagacaccagtcagacctctcactcaaaccccacagtctggagaggtgtgtggccacttggagacgccagtcagacctctcactcaaaccccacagtctggagaggtgtgtggccacttggagacaccagtcagacctctcactcaaaccccacagtctggagaggtgtgtggccacttggagacaccagtcagacctctcactcaaaccccacagtctggagaggtgtgtggccacttggagacaccagtcagacctctcacccaaaccccacagtctggagaggtgtgtggccatgtggagacaccagtcagacctctcacccaaaccccacagtctggagaggtgtgtggccacttggagacaccagtcagacctctcactcaaaccccacagtctggagaggtgtgtggccacttggagacaccagtcagacctctcactcaaaccccacagtctggagaggtgtgtggccacttggagacaccagtcagacctctcactcaaaccccacagtctggagaggtgtgtggccacttggagacgccagtcagacctctcacccaaaccccacagtctggagaggtgtgtggccacttggagacaccagtcagacctctcactcaaaccccacagtctggagaggtgtgtggccacttggagacgccagtcagacctctcacccaaaccccacagtctggagaggtgtgtggccacttggagacaccagtcagacctctcactcaaaccccacagtctggagag gtgtgtggccacgtggagacaccagtcagacctctcactcaaaccccacagtctggagaggtgtgtggccacttggagacgccagtcagacctctcactcaaaccccacagtctggagag gtgtgtggccacttggagacgccagtcagacctctcactcaaaccccacagtctggagaggtgtgtggccacttggagacaccagtcagacctctcacccaaaccccacagtctggagaggtgtgtggccacttggagacaccagtcagacctctcactcaaaccccacagtctggagaggtgtgtggccacttggagacgccagtcagacctctcactcaaaccccacagtctggagaggtgtgtggccacttggagacgccagtcagacctctcacccaaaccccacagtctggagaggtgtgtggccacttggagacgccagtcagacctctcactcaaaccccacagtctggagaggtgtgtggccacttggagacaccagtcagacctctcactcaaaccccacagtctggagaggtgtgtggccacttggagacaccagtcagacctctcactcaaaccccacagtctggagaggtgtgtggccacttggagacgccagtcagacctctcactcaaaccccacagtctggagaggtgtgtggccacttggagacaccagtcagacctctcacccaaaccccacagtctggagaggtgtgtggccacttggagacaccagtcagacctctcactcaaaccccacagtctggagaggtgtgtggccacttggagacaccagtcagacctctcactcaaaccccacagtctggagaggtgtgtggccacttggagacaccagtcagacctctcactcaaaccccacagtctggagaggtgtgtggccacttggagacaccagtcagacctctcactcaaaccccacagtctggagaggtgtgtggccacttggagacaccagtcagacctctcactcaaaccccacagtctggagaggtgtgtggccacttggagacaccagtcagacctctcacccaaaccccacagtctggagaggtgtgtggccacttggagacaccagtcagacctctcacccaaaccccacagtctggagag gtgtgtggccacttggagacgccagtcagacctctcacccaaaccccacagtctggagaggtgtgtggccacttggagacgccagtcagacctctcactcaaaccccacagtctggagaggtgtgtggccacttggagacaccagtcagacctctcacccaaaccccacagtctggagaggtgtgtggccacttggagacaccagtcagacctctcacccaaaccccacagtctggagaggtgtgtggccacttggagacaccagtcagacctctcacccaaaccccacagtctggagaggtgtgtggccacttggagacaccagtcagacctctcactcaaaccccacagtctggagaggtgtgtggccacttggagacaccagtcagacctctcactcaaaccccacagtctggagaggtgtgtggccacttggagacaccagtcagacctctcactcaaaccccacagtctggagaggtgtgtggccacttggagacgccagtcagacctctcactcaaatcccacagtctggagaggtgtgtggccacttggagacaccagtcagacctctcactcaaaccccacagtctggagaggtgtgtggccacttggagacaccagtcagacctctcactcaaaccccacagtctggagaggtgtgtggccacttggagacgccagtcagacctctcactcaaatcccacagtctggagag gtgtgtggccacttggagacaccagtcagacctctcactcaaaccccacagtctggagaggtgtgtggccacttggagacaccagtcagacctctcacccaaaccccacagtctggagaggtgtgtggccacttggagacaccagtcagacctctcactcaaaccccacagtctggagaggtgtgtggccacgtggagacaccagtcagacctctcactcaaaccccacagtctggagaggtgtgtggccacttggagacaccagtcagacctctcactcaaatcccacagtctggagaggtgtgtggccacttggagacgccagtcagacctctcactcaaatcccacagtctggagaggtgtgtggccacttggagacaccagtcagacctctcactcaaaccccacagtctggagag gtgtgtggccacttggagacgccagtcagacctctcactcaaaccccacagtctggagaggtgtgtggccacttggagacaccagtcagacctctcactcaaaccccacagtctggagaggtgtgtggccacttggagacaccagtcagacctctcactcaaaccccacagtctggagaggtgtgtggccacgtggagacaccagtcagacctctcactcaaaccccacagtctggagaggtgtgtggccacgtggagacaccagtcagacctctcactcaaaccccacagtctggagaggtgtgtggccacgtggagacaccagtcagacctctcactcaaaccccacagtctggagaggtgtgtggccacttggagacaccagtcagacctctcactcaaaccccacagtctggagaggtgtgtggccacttggagacaccagtcagacctctcacccaaaccccacagtctggagaggtgtgtggccacttggagacaccagtcagacctctcacccaaaccccacagtctggagaggtgtgtggccacttggagacaccagtcagacctctcacccaaaccccacagtctggagag gtgtgtggccacttggagacgccagtcagacctctcacccaaaccccacagtctggagaggtgtgtggccacttggagacaccagtcagacctctcacccaaaccccacagtctggagaggtgtgtggccacttggagacaccagtcagacctctcactcaaaccccacagtctggagaggtgtgtggccacttggagacaccagtcagacctctcactcaaaccccacagtctggagaggtgtgtggccacgtggagacaccagtcagacctctcactcaaaccccacagtctggagaggtgtgtggccacttggagacgccagtcagacctctcacccaaaccccacagtctggagaggtgtgtggccacttggagacaccagtcagacctctcactcaaaccccacagtctggagaggtgtgtggccacttggagacaccagtcagacctctcactcaaaccccacagtctggagaggtgtgtggccacttggagacaccagtcagacctctcactcaaaccccacagtctggagaggtgtgtggccacttggagacgccagtcagacctctcacccaaaccccacagtctggagaggtgtgtggccacttggagacaccagtcagacctctcactcaaaccccacagtctggagag gtgtgtggccacttggagacgccagtcagacctctcacccaaaccccacagtctggagaggtgtgtggccacttggagacaccagtcagacctctcactcaaaccccacagtctggagaggtgtgtggccacgtggagacaccagtcagacctctcattcaacccccacagtctggagaggtgtgtggccacttggagacaccagtcagacctctcactcaaaccccacagtctggagaggtgtgtggccacgtggagacaccagtcagacctctcattCAACCCTTTAAACCCACATTTTCCAGCAATAATCTTAACATGTTACTGA